GCCGGAGATCGCGCTGGCCAAGGTGCGCGAGGACGCGCCCTTCGACAAGATCTGCTACATCGGCTGCGGCGTGACGACCGGCATCGGCGCGGTCTTGAACACCGCCAAGGTGCAGCCCGGCGACAACGTCGTCGTTTTCGGCCTGGGCGGCATCGGCCTCAACGTCATTCAGGGCGCGCGCATCGCCGGTGCCGACAAAATCGTCGGCGTCGACATCAACCCTGCGCGCGAGGCGCTGGGCGAGCAGTTCGGCATGACCCATTTTGCTAACCCGAAGGAGATCGAGGGTGACCTCGTGCCCTATCTGGTCGACCTGACCGGCGGCGGCGCCGATTACAGCTTCGAGTGCATCGGCAATATCACGACCATGCGCCAGGCACTGGAGTGCTGTCACAAGGGCTGGGGCGAATCGATCATCATCGGCGTCGCGCCGGCTGGCGCGGAGATTTCGACCCGCCCGTTCCAGCTCGTCACCGGCCGCGTGTGGCGCGGCACCGCCTTCGGCGGCGCCAAGGGCCGCACGGACGTGCCGAAGATCGTCGACTGGTACATGGAC
The genomic region above belongs to Pseudomonadota bacterium and contains:
- a CDS encoding S-(hydroxymethyl)glutathione dehydrogenase/class III alcohol dehydrogenase, whose protein sequence is MKTRAAVAHKAGDPLTIEEVELDGPKDGEVLVEIKATGVCHTDAFTLSGDDPEGLFPAILGHEGAGVVVDTGKGVTSLKKGDHVIPLYTPECRQCEYCTSGKTNLCQAIRVTQGQGVMPDGSSRFSIGKDKLFHYMGTSTFANHTVVPEIALAKVREDAPFDKICYIGCGVTTGIGAVLNTAKVQPGDNVVVFGLGGIGLNVIQGARIAGADKIVGVDINPAREALGEQFGMTHFANPKEIEGDLVPYLVDLTGGGADYSFECIGNITTMRQALECCHKGWGESIIIGVAPAGAEISTRPFQLVTGRVWRGTAFGGAKGRTDVPKIVDWYMDGKINIDDMITHTMPLDDINEAFHLMHEGKSIRSVITY